A window of the Lactuca sativa cultivar Salinas chromosome 7, Lsat_Salinas_v11, whole genome shotgun sequence genome harbors these coding sequences:
- the LOC128127293 gene encoding uncharacterized protein LOC128127293, whose product MSKRKYEFGASKRKRKMQEEAFIDKQKGSFLKYLTTNKNIDNEQQQTNVDNEQEQANVNNNYHEPTNIENDNEPTNIENDNEKTNVEIDNELTNSENNNEQSNTEFDNEQTNSENDNEQTNIEIDNEQTNCEDDNAPLNIYDPSRWNNISTNLRDLIVEKGPIKIYDFKFPKHQHLRSFSTSLYMQKIPNGEKYERTWLVYSIDVGRVFYFCCKLFNVNTSICSLAHKGNNDWNNISSILKRHEASNKHILNMRSWIDLETRLANNKTIDKQIKEQINKENDHWKNVLIRIIVVVKTLGKKNLAFRGTNEKIYEENNDQLNGLLCFFEEYRENEFEKALDYAKELALEMNIKTVLHFKLDLSNLTSSKIFLHDNSLDISGLDLFHELKLLRRIDYVNYSCNRCLCRKKFF is encoded by the exons ATGTCAAAGAGAAAATACGAATTCGGTGCTTCAAAAAGGAAACggaaaatgcaagaagaagctttTATAGATAAACAAAAAGGGtcgtttttaaaatatttaactacAAACAAAAACATTGATAATGAACAACAACAAACTAATGTTGAtaatgaacaagaacaagctaatgttaataataattatcatgaaCCAACTAATATTGAAAATGATAATGAACCGACTAATATTGAAAATGATAATGAAAAGACTAATGTTGAAATTGATAACGAactaactaatagtgaaaataaTAACGAACAAAGTAATACTGAATTTGATAACGaacaaactaatagtgaaaatgatAATGAACAAACTAATATTGAAATTGATAACGAACAAACTAATTGTGAAGATGATAACGCACCTTTAAACATATATGATCCAAGTAGATGGAATAATATTAGTACTAATTTAAGAGATTTAATTGTAGAAAAAGGTCCTATTAAgatttatgattttaaatttcCAAAACATCAACATTTAAGAAGCTTTAGTACATCTCTTTATATGCAAAAAATACCAAATGGAGAAAAATACGAACGAACATGGTTGGTTTATTCCATAGATGTAGGTAgagttttttatttttgttgtaaATTATTTAATGTGAATACATCTATATGTTCGTTAGCACATAAAGGTAATAATGATTGGAACAATATTTCTAGTATATTAAAAAGACACGAAGCAAGTAACAAACACATTCTTAATATGAGGTCATGGATTGACTTAGAAACTAGATTAGCAAATAATAAAACAATTGACAAGCAAATCAAagaacaaataaataaagaaaatgacCATTGGAAAAATGTGTTAATACGAATCATTGTTGTAGTAAAAACTTTAGGAAAAAAGAATTTAGCATTTCGTGGAACAAATGAAAAgatttatgaagaaaataatg ATCAACTAAATGGACTTTTGTGTTTCTTTGAAGAATATAGAGAAAACGAATTTGAAAAGGCTTTAGATTATGCAAAAGAATTGGCTTTAGAAATGAAT ATAAAGACAGTACTTCACTTCAAATTAGATTTGAGCAATTTAACaagttcaaaaatatttttg CATGATAATAGCTTAGATATTAGTGGTTTAGATTTATTTCATGAACTAAAACTTTTAAGACGTATT GATTATGTTAACTATTCCTGTAACCGTTGCCTCTGCAGAAAGaagtttttctaa